CTGAAAATTATTTTGATTAATATATCGTTTCACTGATACCAGTTATTCAATGGACCGTTAGCTCAGTTGGTAGAGCAGCTGACTCTTAATCAGCGGGTCGCAAGTTCGAATCTTGCACGGTTCACCATTTATATCAAGGGGTTGCAAGGGGTTACAGAGCCTTGAAATCCCTTTTGTTTTTTCTCAGCTGAACTTATTGCTTCAAGTCGCGCAGCAGCTGCTGGAACTCCCTGGACTCTGTAAGTATTCTGCCGGCTGCAGCACGGAGATTGTCTACATCCTCGGGGGGAAGGGCGAAAGAAGTCGATAGTCGCTTATAATACCAGCGCTCCATCTCGTCTTTCAGCGCATCAAACTTGACCTCTACCATATAGAACTGTATGTCTCCACAGGAACCGGGATCTGTTGACAATGTTTTCCCGGTGCAGCGCTGAGCCCGGACCTGCTCAGCCCATTCCTTCAGGTTCTCCTTCAGGAGCGCGACGGTCTCGACATTATACCGCTCTATAGCAATAGTCGAATAGGATTCAAGCATGGCAGCAAGCGCCGGGGGACTCTCCATACCGTCCAATTTGGAATCAGGCTGGGTTTCGGCGTTAACCACAATGAAGACAACTTTGTGGACATTTTCATGATGGGTATTCCTGATCGTTTTCCAGAAATCCCCTCTGAAGATTATCCTGTCCACAATTGCCCTGAGGCCAAGGTTGTCCGCAACCCCGCCGTCGATCAGATGGAGATAAGGTTTTTTTTCAGCGTCAAGAAAGGGCCTGATGTTATTGACGAGATGGAACCGCCGGTCTGTTATATCATCTTCTTTGAGGACCTGCTCGATAGGTTCCGGCATTCTGTAATTACAGCTTCCGGCATAGTTCCGGACGGTCAGGGGACTCAGTATAACAGGTACTGCGGAAGATGCTGCCACAGCCCGCCCTACGGGGAAATTCGTAAGGTCAGAACAGATCATATCGAACATGTCCTGGGTAAACCCGACCCTTACACCGTAGGTCATGTCCGTAGCATTAATAATGATCATCGGACCCTTCCGGGCTGCGATGTCACCAATAGTGCCGCCATCAAAGATGTACCGATCATAATACTCGGCAGCCAAATCGCTGCGGTCGAAATAGGGGGAGAGAAGGCGGGCCACGTTAACCGGGTTAAAGACCTTTGCAAAAAGTTCTCCCTGAATATTTTTTTTCAGGAACCTGCTTTCAAAGTCCTGGAAGATGCGGTCGCCAAAAAGTCCGTAATAGCCCGCGGTGAAGCTTCCGCCGGAAACGCTCGATATGGTGTCTACTTCATCCAGGAGCCTTCGCCCTTTCCCCTCTGCCACGATCACAGTATTGGCGAGCAGTTCAAGAACGCCATAGGAAAAGGCTGCAGCCCTGGTTCCGCCCCCCGATAACGTAAGAAAAATGAGCATGTCATCGGATTTCCCCGGCGCTCTCATGCTCTTCGCCCGGTACCCGGCTGCCGGGTTATATTCTTTAAGGGGCTGATTTATAGGATAATGTGCACAGCCAGACAGGAGAAGGGAAATGA
This DNA window, taken from Nitrospirota bacterium, encodes the following:
- a CDS encoding patatin-like phospholipase family protein — encoded protein: MRGRVIYCLSVVIIISLLLSGCAHYPINQPLKEYNPAAGYRAKSMRAPGKSDDMLIFLTLSGGGTRAAAFSYGVLELLANTVIVAEGKGRRLLDEVDTISSVSGGSFTAGYYGLFGDRIFQDFESRFLKKNIQGELFAKVFNPVNVARLLSPYFDRSDLAAEYYDRYIFDGGTIGDIAARKGPMIIINATDMTYGVRVGFTQDMFDMICSDLTNFPVGRAVAASSAVPVILSPLTVRNYAGSCNYRMPEPIEQVLKEDDITDRRFHLVNNIRPFLDAEKKPYLHLIDGGVADNLGLRAIVDRIIFRGDFWKTIRNTHHENVHKVVFIVVNAETQPDSKLDGMESPPALAAMLESYSTIAIERYNVETVALLKENLKEWAEQVRAQRCTGKTLSTDPGSCGDIQFYMVEVKFDALKDEMERWYYKRLSTSFALPPEDVDNLRAAAGRILTESREFQQLLRDLKQ